The genomic window gataacaatctagagttaatgttgggttaggggaggggtagggggacagttgcttagatactgacattgatccaatgGTTTTATGACCTAAATGAAGTAGGGATTCACAGAAATGCACATGGTGATCTTGACCCATTTTTTACCTGTGGTTTAAGAACCACAGAAGGAAAACCAAACTatgacaaaatcaaattacagtGCGCAAGTATGGCTGAACATCATATGGAGATTGATGGATATTTAccctttcctttctttgtggTTAATATCAAAAGGAATCAGTTTGACCAACACAACCGATAAAAAAAGTATAAAAGTTCAGTTAACAAAACCCTATCATATTAGGTAAGTGTCTGATTGAGCAGAAGTTCGAAATTCTTACCTCAAGCAGGTATCTATCATCACACAAGTCTTCTGGGTCATCATACTGGGAATCCTTGGTGTAAACCAACTTCTCACCAACAATACCAAACAATTGAGGGAAGAACATTCCCTATACATGAATAAACAACTATcagacaagaaaacaacaacaatctgATCTAACTCTTTGTGTTAAACCTTTACATCCTCtttcctatacatttcctttggtactgacaaagaaAACTCtggttaacaatcaaaacttcttaggttggcaatcatttcctttattctcataatcttaatgaatgattcagcagcataactgtaaggagaaattagatgctggtcactcttaagggtttgTAATGTTACTTTAGAACAAAtcttaagattttattttttaaagacaaatgtTTGGCacagttttaaatattttcatttcatttttgtacCAGTCAGGCATTACTTCCAACAGTTTATTACTAAAGGGAGTAATTCTTCTCTAGAAAAACAAGATCTGAGGCTCTATCCACAAACCATTGGTGCTTCAATTGCCTCATCTCCAATCTTCAACTGGTATGAACGAGGGGTTTCAAAAGGACGATGAACTTGAAACTCATGCACTTGACCACCAACAATATCCTGAATACAAAGAATATACAACATCTGATATCCCACTTTCATAGTTGAAATAGAACATATCCTTAAACCAACCCCTTGAGGGTCCTTTCCACTGACTGTTGCCCTTCAGATGTGCACAAAATTTTCTCTTGAATATTGTACAATTCAAAACACTACTTGAATAGGCTTCATAAAATAGAAAAGATAAATTGTACCACTAAACTGAcagagaaacttgaaaaaactgTAGGATAGCATTTTGTAATAAACTAACATTCCATTCAACAGGAATAGTAACATTATTGGTCATTCTGTGCTACAGAAGCTGGGAGAAGTTTTAACAGCAATGACCGGCTAGGATTGCACAATTAGATCTTAGCCAACCATGAAAGAATTCAAGCTTTTTTGAACAGGCACATctatttagtattttttttatcttacttATTTGCATAACTGTACCTGACTAAGATggcaaaatgtttcctttaacTCATGCAGAAGAAGTATGTCAAGTCTGTTGTTGGAATCACACTCTTTGTAGGGAAAGTTGACCTAGatgaaaattatataatttatattatGAACATTTCAGAAAGAAACACTATTGTTATTAGTTCTACAACGGTTTTAAATTTAATGTCTGGCCTTTGAAATCACCTAATTGAGCTACACTCAGGGCATAACTTACTgttaatataatataatatcaACAAGTTTATTCTTGAGATTTGGGTCGTTGTTGAAATCTTTCCAAAAATTTTCTCCATGTTCCCATACCAACCTAATATCTTTAtgcttttttattgtttctacCTTCTTTTTTAAGCTTATCATGCTAACATTTTCTCTCAGGTTAAATATAAtctttgtgacatgaaaacaatGACTCAGTAAACTTTAAACCAAAAAATTTACCTATGGACACCAGAAGCAGAGCTGAATGTACCACTCTACGATTAGataatttaaaagcaaaacccACTGAGCTCCTTTAATGAGCACTATTTAAAGTATGAATGGGGGGCATGTCCCCATGGTCAGCCAAAGTCACAAAGTCTTGGCCAATGAGTCCTCAACAAGGTCAAGACCCTCTATTTTCACAGTGCCTCAGTCTCCATTCATGAGTATTCATGGGTACTAGGAAACTGTCAGTGGAACCCAAGGAAAGGCTGGGCATAAGGTAATCTCTCATGGGCCAACATCCTATTCATGTAATCCCAAACCTGGACCCATTCTCTTACTGCTGTACCTTTTATGAGACTTGCAGAGTACTCACCCTTCTTAGCAGCCAGAAAAAGGCTCTGGTTATATCTCTTCCTCCATACTGAAGCCATAGTCTAAAATGCATCAACTTGTCAGTTATATTATATTTTGATACAGTAACtgattattaataataatacttattattattattataattattattacgaTCATATCTATTTCAGAATAGGcctcaattaaccctttaatgtCTTCATGcaaaaacacaaatgaaatCTTTTTGTCACCCACATAAATTTGTTACTTACAGACATGTAGAGAGGagaaaatacttcaaaatggTAAATAACAAGAATCAAAATGCTAGCATGATTTGGAAAagaagtgaaaatataaaaaaattccataatGACTCCATGTCAAAGATGTCCTTTTgaacattgaaaataaaactgaaaaaaaaattcttgtgtGCTGGCAGTTCTGAGTCAAAATTTTACATTGCACAGTGTACATGTTTGCAAGACCAGCCATCAAAATGTTATTACCGTGAACTAGGGATGACCAAGCCATCTTCTACACAACAAATACTAGTTTTCTCATCTCCAACATCAACAACACAAGCAGCACTTAAGCCACAACCAAATACAGAGGACACTGACTCCTGtaataaatgaagaaaagcAAATCATATCATATgtcaaaacattgaaattcTTTGAATGCAAGctacaaacaaataaatacaactGAAGGGACTCCGAGAACAAACTAAATGTTCGATTACTGacataaattatttcaaaggtaATTTCAGTGATAGTGGCAGTTCATTGTGGAATAGCCTTCCTTCTGAGGGTAGGTGCATGGAATCCCTTGGGTCATTTAAACATGCAATCAGCAATGCTGTATAAGGAAGGCATTCACCAAAAGCAGCTTCTCAATGTCATGTAGTTCAATTTAGTTACAGTTGTGTGCCAGTAGTTATAGTTTGATCCCTTTGGTAAATAGCTGATGAATTGCCAGTGgtgaaataaagtttattgattgattgattgattgactttAACACACTTAGTGCTAAATTTGTTAATATGAAACTGGAGGGAAATAGCAAGATTTGATTGTGCATAATCATTCAACTGATAAACAGAGGGACATAGGGGTTGATCTTATTTTTCAACTATACAATAAATCTCTCAATGAATGACTATAAGGATTCTTAATCTGCACTCTGGTTGTTAGAGTGAAATATGACTCACAGTAAAGCCAAAAGTAAAAGTATTAGCAAAACCACATGTCAAACTGTGAAAACCCAAATACACCTCATGAAGAGCTATCTGAAACCAATGTATAACACGTCTTCAGGCATTATGATAACCCTTTCACCCTCAGCAGTGATTAActtataacttctccctataataacCATACATTCTCCAGACAATATGTAATAAGAATACTCCTCCctatcagagagaaatttttatcttgatctaacactaaattctcaaaagtaattaacaaggaaatacAAAGCTCCTCCAAGAGAGAATTCatttaacagtcagatcttgggagtgaaagggttaacctaAAACCAGAATATTTTGACTGAACTTCCTACAGCTGTAACCTACAGGTTATTGCTGAGGAGTGAACTTGCCTTGGTGTACACTAAAATTCAAACCTGAATGTCTCCAAGCCCCTAATACCTAGAACTTTTTTGGTGCTCCTGAGGAAACCTTGGACTCTACTGTAAATTATAGTGGAGAATCCAAACAATATTATGTTCTGACCTGGTGAATGATAGCCGATGAGAATTGAAGATTACAAAGGAGGATGTTCATCATCTCTTTGATGTGATTCTTATCCAAAGAATCAGGAACCACTAGAACAGCCCTATAATactgaataaacaaaaaataccaGACCAAAAATGATAGGGTTTATATAATCTTAATGAGCTCTAGAACAAGCAAAAGAGAATGGTGATGGTACTCAGAAAATTTTTAGATGAGATCAAATGGCCAATTTCCAAGGTTTAACTCCATATCAAACTTTTCCATTACCACTTTTCACAAGCCGATGATAAGTTTAATATTAACAAGCTAATAGTGCTTTCTTTTAGACTTAGGACCATAAAACCAGATTTCACCAATAATTgaaatggccaatcagaaggaaaacaaaaatcaaaagaggCCAATAAGAATGCAAAGTCAAGTCTCAGTAGTAGGAAAATGTCCCAGGTCTtagctttgcatctgattggctcggAAGGTGAGCAAAGATTTCTAAGCCAATCACAGGGAAGAATGAGGGAAACCCAGTGCAATCCAAGAATACCctaaattgtaaattgcttaAACTGCACAACATCAGGCATTAATGTACATAGAGATGTTTTATCAAAGAACAATAATTAGAAGTCTAGATGCTACACCAAAATCCATAATACACATTTATATAATCAGTAATATTTAGTCTATGTAAAGCTATCAAATATTCactaattcatttatttgttttgaaagtaCTCAGGgtaaaataacacaattttcaGAAATCTTGAATAATTTAAGCAATAAGAATTAAAGTACAAACACTAACCCCCAGATCTCGCAGTGGGATAGTCAAGCATGTCTGTATGGCATATGCCCACAAGGCCTCCAGATCAGCACAGACAGCAGTGAGTGACCCCCCTGGCCCACTGTGTAGGTTCAGATGCCCCCCTTTCATTGGCCAATGAAGTGAGTATGGTTCATCTGGATGAATGTATAGAGCCTGCAACAAATCCAATAAAATACCAGTTGGTTTAAGAAATACACACCAAGTCAATTCTGTTTTAACCACAACACTGTTGAACAACCATTTGCATTGAGCAATTACATTTTGGAGGTTGAATGTTCTCACTGATGGTCAGGTACTGTTTCTAAAAAACTTTCTCACAGCCCAGTATTGTTCAAATTTCTCAAGTGATGTAGTTGTTCTAAGAAAGCTGAATATTCATCCTCATCAGCTAAATTTCTTTACAACATACCAAACACACTATTTTAGCTCTACATCCAGCAAAGAAAAACTAGTAAAAATAATACTAACAGGTTCTCCAGCTATAACAGGAGGTGCTGAGCTTGTGTCTGTCCACTTGATTGACGACTCCTCATCACGATGGTGCTCAGCTTCAATCTTTGAATTAAATGCTGCAACCTGTGGACACAGCCTCATTCATCAAGTAAACGCTTAACTCTCAGGATTGACCAATAATGTAATTTATACTCATAGTATTACTACAGAGTCAAGTAGAGTTGGAGTGATAAGCAAAAAGTATGTGTAGAATATCAACTAGGCATTATATTGCCTGATTCAACATGATATTCTCATCATTactttttggtaaaatttgcaACAGACAGCAAAGAGAATTTACAGTCAGATCTAGAGAgtcaaaaaattaatgcagCATGGGTGTAAGTGCCCCTATAGCATGAGTTTCTGTTCATTGTTTGATTTGGTTAATAATCTTTGAAGTCACAGACTTTATAGGTGGCTCATCATGCACTCTTAAGTGTAattcaatatatttgaaaaaaggcCCTTTGATCAGTTTTTGGTAAGCACTCATGCTCATAAGGAAAGAAATTAgtaaagaaaaggaaggaaaggtTCAATCGATATCAACTCTTGCCAGATCCAGAATAATGTAAGTTTGATTTAACTGAAGCATTTCTTAATCCATTTGCGTGTCCCTAAtttcttaaatcaatttttagttTCACGGTATAATACAGTAAAGATCCCAATCAGAAAGGAGATTCTCTTGCTCAAAAGCTtgattcaaggaaaataattatattgCTTCTAACCTGAGAAACTGTAGTTTGATGTTTTCGTGAACCAGATGAAGTTTTCCTTGACCATATTGCTTGCTCAATCACACTAAGTGCAAGTTCTTTCTGTGTTTCACTGTCAGGATGATCAAGTCCATCCCTGACAAGTAAGGTTTGATCCGGAATGTCAATAGTGCACTGCTGAGGTTTCCTTCGGGCAATGACATGAGGAATGCTTTGTGGTAGGTGGTCAGTAGCACGTCCCAGCCACATCAATGTGGAACCAGGGTGAAGAATCACAACAGTTGAAGCCTGAAGAGGCTGAAAAAGATAGCAAATTTCAAGATATTTGTTCTTGAAAGTACTCCACCTGCCATACATTTAATTTCACAAATGAACAGTATTTTGCTCATAGTGCAACTAGTATTTCTATAAATCTTTGAGGTAGCTCCCTAAAAAGCATGTAGTTAATAATTTGATGTAAACATATTGgaacatttggaaaaatttccgcacagccccatacttaattatgcatgcacatcttactggtgatacactgaataataaagccccatatatggatgtataatgatgtatggggctgtgcggaaattttgccgaacatttttttttcaaatattttggagataatttgaaattgacgaaaattttaaattgtttactTCTATACTCTTTGTgctcaaaaaaaagaaaggaaatcaacTCCGTTTCTGTAAACTTCACTGTATTTGTACGCGCTTTTATATTGCAGCATACTGCTACTTCTTAACCTTCATTTGATATAAGTTTCATACGATTTCATAAACATCGGCGAAAATCACTTGGCGGAAGTAACTCTTGTATAGCTGTACGCAAACTGATCATAATCTACGTAATATCAACGAGTTCTATTTAATTTAAACATTCCATAATTGAGATGCTACACATAACTTCCGAGTCCCTTTACCATTCTGCAATATGGTACTACATCTTAACTTTAATTTGATATAAGTTTTATACGACAGGCTACACATAACGTCTGTGTCAAATCGCCACCTTGAAGAGTTGACTCTCAGTGCTGGCGAGTTTGGTGGTGGCAAGTTTCTTGTGGAGGCTAATTGACCGGATACCATTTAATTACATCAAACCTAAAAGTATTATGCAATTTTAGCTTGACGCCAGGAGATTCCTCGACATGCCCACGGAGAACTCTTCTTGGGAGTGATCGAGTGACCTGTAAATTGCCTGTTAGCTATAGTTAATTTTAACAAGAGAGAGGAAAGATTGAATGATACCTCGACTGATTCAGCAGGAGCCGGTCGTTCAACTTTTACTCCACGAGGCATTTCTGGTGAAGCTTTCCTTTTCCCTAGAAGCTTtctaacaaaagaaacaaaagtccCCCAAAACCGCCATTTTGATTCTTTTACTTGAGCCTGCAGTATTTTGCACAGTTTTGACGTTCTTACTCCAAATTGAATGTTGTAAGAACTCATAAAGTGAGACTTATTCCCAGAACATGACTATTACACCACATAATTATTAGAAAAGTGGGTTCATCCTTAACGGCAAGATGGCGGACGGAGGCACCGCGGAGGAAAGCCTCGAATTGGCAGACAGGCAACGGAAAATATCTGCTGCTACACAACCTGTTTCTGTGGATAATCATAATTCCCAGCCACAGAAGAGTGAAGCTGCgaagaaatctttgaaaaagaaaggttAGTAGCGTAATGACATTACGTTTTTTGTTGCTGAATTGGAGAGCGGAATTGGAGGAAATCAGCACAATTTCTGTGAAACCCCTAAAACCACATCTAATTTTTTAGGCATTGTTATCACTCTTACATCAAAATCAAGCGGTGAAGTAAATTTTCCGTATTTTAATCGATATCTAAACTTCGAGGTCAACTGACGACATGTTGCAGCATATCCCAGAaagttagaaaatgaaaaaatagtaaaaacgTTATAAGCTTTCAGTTAAGTCGCTTAAACTACATCTTACTTTTCTCTGTGATGTCATGATCGTCGTAAATGATCGTGCATGTTGTTGTTGGTATTTCTGCAGTGGAAGTTTTACTAAAGGCTGCTGGAGATGCCCCTATTATGGTGAAAAAGAAGTGGGTAGTGGATGGATCAAAGCAAGTCTCATACATTATAGAATTTATTAGGAAATATATCAAGTGTGAACCACAAGATTCACTGGTGAGTTCATTCCTTTGATCCTCAGTAGTGAAGTAAGCTCAGAAACTTGACTTAAAGCTTTTTGTACTTATGGGTGTCAGTTATAGCCTGTACCAGGCACTTGGTCAATGGAAACaagcaaatatttgtttttgaaaatactgTTATGTGTAAAATAGATGGGAGGGGGAATAAAAATGTAACTACTACGTCCATCATCACTGCCAACTGAGGGCTTGGTGTAAGGGTATGTTAGCCTTGGGTTAGGCTATTCCAGGGAAGGTTGGGTGGTGATCTGCTCCAGAAGCCTTACAAAGCCTGACCTTGTTTAGGTCAATATCCATTCTTTTTGTgtccttgtcagaaaaaaagatttagacTGCGATACATCAATCTCATCCAACCAAGTCTAATACATATTCATACATTCAGACAGATTTTTTACTTGATGAATTAATCtgttaactcccaagatcaaaatataaattctcTGCACTGTCTTTTACATATTTCCTTTAATTAGTTCTCTGAGAgttggtgttaaatcaaacaatgatCTTtagttgatattttactttcttAACATCACCcttctgcttgaaaatgtaGAGATACAAATAGCCCTTgaactctcaagatcttaatgttaattcttccctcttgctgccacacatttccttgtaaattagccatgtgaatttggttttaaatcaagataacagcttctaactgataagtttcagtattctcgTAACCTGTGTGCTGGGTAGTACACAAATATTACaaggagaggttacatgttaatcccTTTTGGGACTAAAAGGGCTAAGGGAAATTCCTCTATGGTCACTCATTGAAGTGAAGGggttataattttaaaaaaatatattagtaTCACACACACACAATACATTGCCACACTCTCACCCTGTTTCCTTGTTTAGACTTCTGGTTCAGAAAATCAGCCTGCTCATGAGGCTACATTGTCAGAGTGTGGACcctgtttaaaaatcaaaagctGTAAAATTTACCCAGTTCGAAAGCACATTACTGTTGGGCTAAACAGACATTTCCTAGGAAGTGCTAGTGGAGCATTGCTGTCACTTTAAACTGTGGAGAAAACTTTGTTCTTGCATGTAACCCTCAGTCTCCAATATGTGTTCTAATgtgtttcttctcagtttgtTTATGTAGGTCAGTGTTTTGCACCGACTCCTGATCAGACATTACAGAATTTATACGATGTGAGTAGAGTGGGTTAACAATAATCATTAAACATTTGTAAGGGGTTATTCTTAAGGAGGATTAAGTACAAGTGGATAGAGATTTGTCCAGTAGATATAGCATTAACCATCCTTCAAACAGTGGTTGCCAGGTTACCATGATAGTGTACCAATAGCCTTACATATTTCTGAGTGGAGAGGGATACTGTATGAGTAAGCTGGCGTCTCTAAAAACATAATGCAATGACCCCACCAGGGTTCCAACCCAGACCTCCTGATATGCAGCTCAGTGTAATAACAACCATCCCACTCCATCTCCCATACAAGAAAATgaaccccccctccctctccccctacCACCAGGACTTGTTTGACTTTTTGTTATGAGCATGACCTCTtcacttctttgattttatttgtagtTTTCTCCCTAATGGTTTTATCCATTTCTTTGTAGATATTTAAGAGAATTTTGTATAGAATCTGAGTATTACCCCATAGTTAATGAGTTTGTATTTTCTTGTAACTTGTTTGCTGGGTAAATATTAGTGTTACTTTTAGAGTAAATTACATTttcatcacttctggaagtCAGAGGATTGATTATAACACAATTTATTGCAGCAGCTTGAGATATGACTGAATGGGGTCTGACACGTTGATAATCTGATGACATTTTACTGAATGAAGCTAATTATTCTTTGCTTTAGTGTTTTGGAGCAGATGGAAAGTTAGTCCTTCATTACTGCAAGACACAAGCTTGGGGATAATTGAGCTCTACAGTATTCAACactttatttttccaaaaatgttattaataaacAGATCATGTGATAGGTAGGGAGTGGTACTTTTTGGACATAAGGAAAATTTAAGTCTTAAGGGAGAGAGTTTTCACAGCCATCATGTTTGAGGTTCAAAAATCAGAAAATAAGAGCATCTTTTAAAGAATGAGTGGGATTTCAAGTGGAATTCAACCTTTCAGCCTCTTTTTTAAATAAACcgttttagtttaatttttgaatttttctgaagTATACATAGTTCAAAACAACATCCCTAATTTTACTACTTCTACAGAGCCATATGTTTTTGAAACATAAAGAAGACTGGTCATTTACTCTGTACTCTATTTTGCCTGATTTGCAAAAAAGAATGCAATGGACTATTTCTTGTCAAGGAATTTCCCCAAAAAAAGATTGTATGTGTATGTATTTCTCATCTTAAATAAACTGAGAGTATGTAAATATGATAAGATATTTTGTATTATAATAATTGAATAAAACCATGAAATAATCttgaatttttgttctgttttgttttggtttttctcaattttagAGCTCTATGGGTTAttccttacaattttttttttttattacaatagAAGAAGCTTGCATTCCAGGAAATTATAACACAACACCTTGTGATTTAAGCAATACTGTGGTGGAAATCACTTCAACCACAATTAAGGAGTTTTCCAGAActcaatcattaaattttcaCATCTCTCAACCATGAAATGTCTTTAATACAATGGCATGCAATGTGTTCAAACAAGgtaaaaaatgtaacaaaactaAACACAATGTCCATGGTCAGTTGCAACAACTACTAAGTTACTGAATTTAAGCCCCCACCCTTGATGTAAATTTCACTGATTTTCACCTTCCCCACCCTTATCACCAAAAAAGGGTTAAGTCTGTACTTGAGCCTATTGGCCCTTTAAGCTGGAGCTTATCCTAGTTTCCAAGTAGCATGAAGTGATTAGGAGTATTATTACTTCCCCCTGGATGagatgctagtccattgcaaggttacccctcCAGCATTTAATCAGGCTTCTCTGATAATTTACTGCCTCCCATTCATACTCCTGGGCCAAGTTGTTTGAAGGCCTAGtagtgctaacccagggttaaattttaatccaggtttctctGTTCCTTggtttaaaatataattttctctttaattttataCAGAGTCCAGTCATCAAAttgttgacaaaaagaattctgcttaatttacttttaaagctttcagatctgaaaccGAATTCCACACTAACCCTGAGTTATCTTAACCCACCCTTGAAAAACCCACCAGTAGGGGGAGAGGCTCTGTAAAGTAAGGCATCTTGTCAGGTCCCCTTGACCTAGAGTCCAGTACACTTATTGATTGGACCACTGCGTTTCCCACATCGAAACCCGAAGGAAAACTCAGAcataaccattttttttccttttttggcgCTTTTTAAGTATTTTCTATGTTTACCAACATGTTCGTTCTTTAAACTTTTGGTGACGAACTTTACACAGGGGCAAAAGTCTTTTCATGCGAATCAGCTGACCAGTGGCAAATCAGATCACTCATTCATAACTGATCAGTCGGAAGGCTGAGACAAAGCGGCGATGGGGGTGAACCGGCAAAAGCGGAAAATATTCAGAAGTTAGCGTAAAGTGTATGTTATTATGATGGAAGTAGAAACAGATATCCTAAGGGGACAGTTTGAACGGCTGCCaaccaaaaggaaaaactcTGTGATTCTTTCAAAGACATCTCTCACCTACGGTGGAGGCAGGGATGGTTGCTGCGTTTGTCTGGGGCAGCATGGCTCTCTGTCAATAGTGACAACGAAAGTGGTTGATATTTACGGCGCGAAGGCGTACCAAGGGCCTGAAGGCGATACTGCTGCTTACTTTCAAGTGTATTCTTGTCCTAGGTATGAAAAGAAACGAGTACGACAAAAAGTCTGTTTTAGGGTGTCTTCCTCTGATAGCGAAGAGGGTAACATTGCGATAGCGGAACAATGGGTTCGAACTATTTTATGGTTAATCAAAGATCCAGAGAGGAATTTGAGCTGCGAACAAGGTAAGACGACTCAGGAGATCTGTCACATGAAAGGGGGAAAGGTTTTTCCGTGCAAGCTTTCAGTTTTTGGTAGAACTTACTTTAGGTTAATATATTTTGCTTCAAGGAATACGAAGTCACGAGTTGTGTAAATATCTCCAAGTCACGAGATCAATTGTTTGCTCCTTATTTGTTTCGAACTTGTCTTCACAAATAGTAGAACACAACGTAGAGGTGGGCGATGGAATAGAGGAAAACGCTCGTTACTGAGAGTTTACTCCTCACCAACACAGAAGGGAATAAAATGCAGTGAGAGGAGAGTATTATCGAtttgtgttttcaaacaagatgTAAAGAGGATTACGTAATTTTAAGCAGTGTAAAGGACAAAAGATATTCTGAATATTCTCTATCATTTGGGATCTTTATTAAGAAATGTAGGCACAGGAGAATGATGTGAAGTAGGTGGAGAACATCCTCCACATTGTGTCAAAAGGTGCTCAGGTCATCTGTCTGTCGGCCAATTATAAACCTCTTAAGAATTTTTAGGCTAGATGCTCAAAAACAGACTTGAAATTTGATGGTATAATCTGTCTAAAAActctccttaaccctttaactcccaaaaatctgttagtaattctccttactgtctgccatgcaATTTATGTAAtgttagtatggagaatttgaaTTTGGACCAACCAATAAtgccctaattgatatttttctttattctcattacttgtctgcttcacattgtattgatagtgtaaggagaaattctttcaagatcactagtgggacttaaagggttaaacctccTTGGAAGTAACTTGGATATAAAGATTTAAAATGTCTGAAAGGCCAGCGGGCTCAAAACTGGGCTTAATTTCCACTGCTCTCTTGTGTCTGATCTTTGCTCCTTGCTGAGAAGAGTGGGTTTAAGAGGGAGGAGCACAGGCTCATATTCCTAAACAGCAGCTGGTAATTGACCCTAGCTCAAAACCAAACACAAAAATGTTGGGTACGAAAACTCTTGTAATGCAACTGTCAAGTTTTTAGATTGAGTGTTTGGATCAGATGAAATCCATGCAGCTTTTCACTTCTCAGATTATTTTATAGTTATATGGATGTTGTTTTGatacattttacagaagaaagGACTCTTCCCGCTTCCCGCAAACTTCTGA from Pocillopora verrucosa isolate sample1 chromosome 8, ASM3666991v2, whole genome shotgun sequence includes these protein-coding regions:
- the LOC131797848 gene encoding actin-related protein 8, translating into MPRGVKVERPAPAESVEPLQASTVVILHPGSTLMWLGRATDHLPQSIPHVIARRKPQQCTIDIPDQTLLVRDGLDHPDSETQKELALSVIEQAIWSRKTSSGSRKHQTTVSQVAAFNSKIEAEHHRDEESSIKWTDTSSAPPVIAGEPALYIHPDEPYSLHWPMKGGHLNLHSGPGGSLTAVCADLEALWAYAIQTCLTIPLRDLGYYRAVLVVPDSLDKNHIKEMMNILLCNLQFSSAIIHQESVSSVFGCGLSAACVVDVGDEKTSICCVEDGLVIPSSRLWLQYGGRDITRAFFWLLRRVNFPYKECDSNNRLDILLLHELKETFCHLSQDIVGGQVHEFQVHRPFETPRSYQLKIGDEAIEAPMGMFFPQLFGIVGEKLVYTKDSQYDDPEDLCDDRYLLESQRGQDQSSKQSSGSKIGPSTETVPDLEQNITTTMRTGNKEMKFVSEKSLGLDQAILHSINCCHTAAPEETKRKMYSSVLLIGGGFMFNGAAAALQSRLQAKLPPLHRKLVDQVEVIARPKEMDPRTICWKGGAVLSILDSAQELWISQREWTSIGVRVLRERSPFIWTICN
- the LOC131797538 gene encoding autophagy protein 12-like; the protein is MADGGTAEESLELADRQRKISAATQPVSVDNHNSQPQKSEAAKKSLKKKVEVLLKAAGDAPIMVKKKWVVDGSKQVSYIIEFIRKYIKCEPQDSLFVYVGQCFAPTPDQTLQNLYDCFGADGKLVLHYCKTQAWG